One genomic window of Carassius auratus strain Wakin chromosome 14, ASM336829v1, whole genome shotgun sequence includes the following:
- the LOC113113561 gene encoding SLAIN motif-containing protein-like isoform X4, translating into MVVPDGVSVVQPAVSGDADQVMSSSEPSVSVLELQELVRRLEVQNQALRSRTGRTHRAMDTSPGAEDAGNLTGSSEDVSPLAQASRPEDEDEEGVSGRFGPGLSPDLCESDALGASDAGMDQSGLDEVDELDLETCAQTEDEDRWLYVSPKKQVVAELGPESPLKWCRKVLDHPSPETEVACRTLIHRLDQSSRWKNVYSSPSQSSEALGSASSSAGYITSTNKTLLTSGSSGAPALSSQSSVDSEVSTSDDSISMGYKLQDLTDVQIMARLQEESLRQDYASTSASRRSSSASLQSLRRGTFSDQELEDEEDECCSLPRRLQRCSPHGSPSPRCLSPSALTESSRTHTTRSLQGPRHNTEEELRHSMPNLTPRSSLRSLEAVRNSRSMEANLQSSGHRTSRLPQTPTVLLKKSPSSVELFILLFSPRLLGVIMLENKISYTHTSLSWEN; encoded by the exons ATGGTGGTCCCTGACGGTGTGAGTGTGGTCCAGCCGGCGGTCAGCGGTGATGCAGACCAGGTGATGTCCAGCTCAGAGCCCAGTGTGAGCGTGCTGGAGCTGCAGGAGCTGGTGCGCCGTCTGGAGGTCCAGAATCAAGCCCTGCGCTCCAGGACCGGCCGAACCCACCGGGCCATGGACACTTCCCCCGGAGCAGAGGATGCTGGGAACCTCACGGGCAGCAGTGAGGACGTGTCTCCGCTGGCCCAGGCGTCCAGGCCGGAGGACGAGGACGAGGAGGGAGTCTCAGGCCGCTTCGGGCCGGGTCTGTCTCCTGATCTCTGTGAATCAGACGCTCTGGGAGCCAGTGATGCTGGGATGGACCAGTCCGGCCTGGACGAGGTGGATGAGCTCGACTTAGAGACCTGCGCTCAGACCGAGGATGAAGACCGCTG GTTGTACGTTTCACCAAAGAAGCAGGTTGTGGCTGAACTGGGGCCTGAATCGCCGCTCAAATGGTGTCGAAAGGTCCTGGATCATCCCAGTCCTGAGACGGAGGTCGCCTGTCGCACGCTCATCCACCGGCTGGACCAGT CGTCCAGATGGAAGAACGTGTACAGCAGCCCGTCTCAGTCCAGTGAGGCTCTCGGCTCAGCGTCCTCGTCTGCTGGGTACATCACATCAACTAACAAAACACTACTAACCTCTGGCAGCTCAG GTGCCCCGGCGCTCAGCTCTCAGTCGTCTGTGGACAGTGAGGTCAGCACCTCGGATGACTCCATCTCTATGGGCTACAAGCTGCAGGACCTGACGGATGTCCAGATAATGGCTCGTCTGCAGGAGGAGA GTCTCCGTCAGGACTACGCCTCGACCTCGGCCTCGCGCCGCAGCTCCTCGGCCTCCCTGCAGTCTCTGCGCCGGGGCACCTTCAGCGATCAGGAGCTGGAGGACGAGGAGGACGAGTGCTGCTCTCTGCCCCGGCGGCTCCAGCGCTGCTCGCCCCACGGCTCGCCCTCGCCCCGCTGCCTGTCGCCCAGCGCACTGACCGAGTCCAGCCGCACACACACCACCCGCTCGCTGCAGGGACCCCGACACAACACTGAGG aGGAGCTCAGACACAGCATGCCTAACCTGACCCCGCGCAGCAGTCTGCGGTCTCTGGAGGCCGTCAGAAACAGCCGTAGCATGGAGGCTAACTTACAGAGCTCAGGCCACCGCACGTCCCGCCTGCCCCAGACCCCCACAG TGCTCCTGAAGAAGAGTCCGTCTAGTGTTGAGCTGTTCATCCTGCTCTTCTCTCCGCGGCTGCTGGGTGTCATCATGTTGGAGAATAAgatctcttacacacacacaagtctctcCTGGGAAAACTGA
- the LOC113113561 gene encoding SLAIN motif-containing protein-like isoform X2, which yields MVVPDGVSVVQPAVSGDADQVMSSSEPSVSVLELQELVRRLEVQNQALRSRTGRTHRAMDTSPGAEDAGNLTGSSEDVSPLAQASRPEDEDEEGVSGRFGPGLSPDLCESDALGASDAGMDQSGLDEVDELDLETCAQTEDEDRWLYVSPKKQVVAELGPESPLKWCRKVLDHPSPETEVACRTLIHRLDQSSRWKNVYSSPSQSSEALGSASSSAGYITSTNKTLLTSGSSGAPALSSQSSVDSEVSTSDDSISMGYKLQDLTDVQIMARLQEESLRQDYASTSASRRSSSASLQSLRRGTFSDQELEDEEDECCSLPRRLQRCSPHGSPSPRCLSPSALTESSRTHTTRSLQGPRHNTEEELRHSMPNLTPRSSLRSLEAVRNSRSMEANLQSSGHRTSRLPQTPTGVSSVRKRAEGQSPLYLRAPMKALGSVSSMSALHQQAKAPASAQGGLRRVQSPAPNNRASCSGSRSAAVARQTPGRGSTPASPSSRSRLPQTPRRSLGMTKPCAPITDEAWRDGCY from the exons ATGGTGGTCCCTGACGGTGTGAGTGTGGTCCAGCCGGCGGTCAGCGGTGATGCAGACCAGGTGATGTCCAGCTCAGAGCCCAGTGTGAGCGTGCTGGAGCTGCAGGAGCTGGTGCGCCGTCTGGAGGTCCAGAATCAAGCCCTGCGCTCCAGGACCGGCCGAACCCACCGGGCCATGGACACTTCCCCCGGAGCAGAGGATGCTGGGAACCTCACGGGCAGCAGTGAGGACGTGTCTCCGCTGGCCCAGGCGTCCAGGCCGGAGGACGAGGACGAGGAGGGAGTCTCAGGCCGCTTCGGGCCGGGTCTGTCTCCTGATCTCTGTGAATCAGACGCTCTGGGAGCCAGTGATGCTGGGATGGACCAGTCCGGCCTGGACGAGGTGGATGAGCTCGACTTAGAGACCTGCGCTCAGACCGAGGATGAAGACCGCTG GTTGTACGTTTCACCAAAGAAGCAGGTTGTGGCTGAACTGGGGCCTGAATCGCCGCTCAAATGGTGTCGAAAGGTCCTGGATCATCCCAGTCCTGAGACGGAGGTCGCCTGTCGCACGCTCATCCACCGGCTGGACCAGT CGTCCAGATGGAAGAACGTGTACAGCAGCCCGTCTCAGTCCAGTGAGGCTCTCGGCTCAGCGTCCTCGTCTGCTGGGTACATCACATCAACTAACAAAACACTACTAACCTCTGGCAGCTCAG GTGCCCCGGCGCTCAGCTCTCAGTCGTCTGTGGACAGTGAGGTCAGCACCTCGGATGACTCCATCTCTATGGGCTACAAGCTGCAGGACCTGACGGATGTCCAGATAATGGCTCGTCTGCAGGAGGAGA GTCTCCGTCAGGACTACGCCTCGACCTCGGCCTCGCGCCGCAGCTCCTCGGCCTCCCTGCAGTCTCTGCGCCGGGGCACCTTCAGCGATCAGGAGCTGGAGGACGAGGAGGACGAGTGCTGCTCTCTGCCCCGGCGGCTCCAGCGCTGCTCGCCCCACGGCTCGCCCTCGCCCCGCTGCCTGTCGCCCAGCGCACTGACCGAGTCCAGCCGCACACACACCACCCGCTCGCTGCAGGGACCCCGACACAACACTGAGG aGGAGCTCAGACACAGCATGCCTAACCTGACCCCGCGCAGCAGTCTGCGGTCTCTGGAGGCCGTCAGAAACAGCCGTAGCATGGAGGCTAACTTACAGAGCTCAGGCCACCGCACGTCCCGCCTGCCCCAGACCCCCACAG GTGTGTCATCTGTGAGGAAGCGGGCTGAGGGCCAGTCCCCTCTCTATCTGCGGGCTCCCATGAAAGCCCTGGGCTCCGTCAGCTCCATGTCTGCGCTGCACCAGCAGGCCAAAGCGCCAGCGAGTGCCCAGGGAGGGCTGAGGAGGGTGCAGTCGCCCGCTCCCAACAACAGGGCGTCATGCTCGGGCTCCAGGAGCGCTGCGGTCGCCCGGCAGACACCAGGAAGAGGCTCGACACCCGCTTCCCCTTCGTCCAGAAGCAGACTTCCACAGACGCCCAGGAG ATCTCTGGGAATGACCAAACCGTGTGCTCCCATCACTGATGAAGCCTGGAGAGATGGTTGTTACTGA
- the LOC113113561 gene encoding SLAIN motif-containing protein-like isoform X1 — translation MVVPDGVSVVQPAVSGDADQVMSSSEPSVSVLELQELVRRLEVQNQALRSRTGRTHRAMDTSPGAEDAGNLTGSSEDVSPLAQASRPEDEDEEGVSGRFGPGLSPDLCESDALGASDAGMDQSGLDEVDELDLETCAQTEDEDRWLYVSPKKQVVAELGPESPLKWCRKVLDHPSPETEVACRTLIHRLDQSSRWKNVYSSPSQSSEALGSASSSAGYITSTNKTLLTSGSSGAPALSSQSSVDSEVSTSDDSISMGYKLQDLTDVQIMARLQEESLRQDYASTSASRRSSSASLQSLRRGTFSDQELEDEEDECCSLPRRLQRCSPHGSPSPRCLSPSALTESSRTHTTRSLQGPRHNTEEELRHSMPNLTPRSSLRSLEAVRNSRSMEANLQSSGHRTSRLPQTPTGVSSVRKRAEGQSPLYLRAPMKALGSVSSMSALHQQAKAPASAQGGLRRVQSPAPNNRASCSGSRSAAVARQTPGRGSTPASPSSRSRLPQTPRSRSLGMTKPCAPITDEAWRDGCY, via the exons ATGGTGGTCCCTGACGGTGTGAGTGTGGTCCAGCCGGCGGTCAGCGGTGATGCAGACCAGGTGATGTCCAGCTCAGAGCCCAGTGTGAGCGTGCTGGAGCTGCAGGAGCTGGTGCGCCGTCTGGAGGTCCAGAATCAAGCCCTGCGCTCCAGGACCGGCCGAACCCACCGGGCCATGGACACTTCCCCCGGAGCAGAGGATGCTGGGAACCTCACGGGCAGCAGTGAGGACGTGTCTCCGCTGGCCCAGGCGTCCAGGCCGGAGGACGAGGACGAGGAGGGAGTCTCAGGCCGCTTCGGGCCGGGTCTGTCTCCTGATCTCTGTGAATCAGACGCTCTGGGAGCCAGTGATGCTGGGATGGACCAGTCCGGCCTGGACGAGGTGGATGAGCTCGACTTAGAGACCTGCGCTCAGACCGAGGATGAAGACCGCTG GTTGTACGTTTCACCAAAGAAGCAGGTTGTGGCTGAACTGGGGCCTGAATCGCCGCTCAAATGGTGTCGAAAGGTCCTGGATCATCCCAGTCCTGAGACGGAGGTCGCCTGTCGCACGCTCATCCACCGGCTGGACCAGT CGTCCAGATGGAAGAACGTGTACAGCAGCCCGTCTCAGTCCAGTGAGGCTCTCGGCTCAGCGTCCTCGTCTGCTGGGTACATCACATCAACTAACAAAACACTACTAACCTCTGGCAGCTCAG GTGCCCCGGCGCTCAGCTCTCAGTCGTCTGTGGACAGTGAGGTCAGCACCTCGGATGACTCCATCTCTATGGGCTACAAGCTGCAGGACCTGACGGATGTCCAGATAATGGCTCGTCTGCAGGAGGAGA GTCTCCGTCAGGACTACGCCTCGACCTCGGCCTCGCGCCGCAGCTCCTCGGCCTCCCTGCAGTCTCTGCGCCGGGGCACCTTCAGCGATCAGGAGCTGGAGGACGAGGAGGACGAGTGCTGCTCTCTGCCCCGGCGGCTCCAGCGCTGCTCGCCCCACGGCTCGCCCTCGCCCCGCTGCCTGTCGCCCAGCGCACTGACCGAGTCCAGCCGCACACACACCACCCGCTCGCTGCAGGGACCCCGACACAACACTGAGG aGGAGCTCAGACACAGCATGCCTAACCTGACCCCGCGCAGCAGTCTGCGGTCTCTGGAGGCCGTCAGAAACAGCCGTAGCATGGAGGCTAACTTACAGAGCTCAGGCCACCGCACGTCCCGCCTGCCCCAGACCCCCACAG GTGTGTCATCTGTGAGGAAGCGGGCTGAGGGCCAGTCCCCTCTCTATCTGCGGGCTCCCATGAAAGCCCTGGGCTCCGTCAGCTCCATGTCTGCGCTGCACCAGCAGGCCAAAGCGCCAGCGAGTGCCCAGGGAGGGCTGAGGAGGGTGCAGTCGCCCGCTCCCAACAACAGGGCGTCATGCTCGGGCTCCAGGAGCGCTGCGGTCGCCCGGCAGACACCAGGAAGAGGCTCGACACCCGCTTCCCCTTCGTCCAGAAGCAGACTTCCACAGACGCCCAGGAG CAGATCTCTGGGAATGACCAAACCGTGTGCTCCCATCACTGATGAAGCCTGGAGAGATGGTTGTTACTGA
- the LOC113113561 gene encoding SLAIN motif-containing protein-like isoform X5: MVVPDGVSVVQPAVSGDADQVMSSSEPSVSVLELQELVRRLEVQNQALRSRTGRTHRAMDTSPGAEDAGNLTGSSEDVSPLAQASRPEDEDEEGVSGRFGPGLSPDLCESDALGASDAGMDQSGLDEVDELDLETCAQTEDEDRWLYVSPKKQVVAELGPESPLKWCRKVLDHPSPETEVACRTLIHRLDQSSRWKNVYSSPSQSSEALGSASSSAGYITSTNKTLLTSGSSGAPALSSQSSVDSEVSTSDDSISMGYKLQDLTDVQIMARLQEESLRQDYASTSASRRSSSASLQSLRRGTFSDQELEDEEDECCSLPRRLQRCSPHGSPSPRCLSPSALTESSRTHTTRSLQGPRHNTEEELRHSMPNLTPRSSLRSLEAVRNSRSMEANLQSSGHRTSRLPQTPTGVYLHLSSPDPHRCVICEEAG; encoded by the exons ATGGTGGTCCCTGACGGTGTGAGTGTGGTCCAGCCGGCGGTCAGCGGTGATGCAGACCAGGTGATGTCCAGCTCAGAGCCCAGTGTGAGCGTGCTGGAGCTGCAGGAGCTGGTGCGCCGTCTGGAGGTCCAGAATCAAGCCCTGCGCTCCAGGACCGGCCGAACCCACCGGGCCATGGACACTTCCCCCGGAGCAGAGGATGCTGGGAACCTCACGGGCAGCAGTGAGGACGTGTCTCCGCTGGCCCAGGCGTCCAGGCCGGAGGACGAGGACGAGGAGGGAGTCTCAGGCCGCTTCGGGCCGGGTCTGTCTCCTGATCTCTGTGAATCAGACGCTCTGGGAGCCAGTGATGCTGGGATGGACCAGTCCGGCCTGGACGAGGTGGATGAGCTCGACTTAGAGACCTGCGCTCAGACCGAGGATGAAGACCGCTG GTTGTACGTTTCACCAAAGAAGCAGGTTGTGGCTGAACTGGGGCCTGAATCGCCGCTCAAATGGTGTCGAAAGGTCCTGGATCATCCCAGTCCTGAGACGGAGGTCGCCTGTCGCACGCTCATCCACCGGCTGGACCAGT CGTCCAGATGGAAGAACGTGTACAGCAGCCCGTCTCAGTCCAGTGAGGCTCTCGGCTCAGCGTCCTCGTCTGCTGGGTACATCACATCAACTAACAAAACACTACTAACCTCTGGCAGCTCAG GTGCCCCGGCGCTCAGCTCTCAGTCGTCTGTGGACAGTGAGGTCAGCACCTCGGATGACTCCATCTCTATGGGCTACAAGCTGCAGGACCTGACGGATGTCCAGATAATGGCTCGTCTGCAGGAGGAGA GTCTCCGTCAGGACTACGCCTCGACCTCGGCCTCGCGCCGCAGCTCCTCGGCCTCCCTGCAGTCTCTGCGCCGGGGCACCTTCAGCGATCAGGAGCTGGAGGACGAGGAGGACGAGTGCTGCTCTCTGCCCCGGCGGCTCCAGCGCTGCTCGCCCCACGGCTCGCCCTCGCCCCGCTGCCTGTCGCCCAGCGCACTGACCGAGTCCAGCCGCACACACACCACCCGCTCGCTGCAGGGACCCCGACACAACACTGAGG aGGAGCTCAGACACAGCATGCCTAACCTGACCCCGCGCAGCAGTCTGCGGTCTCTGGAGGCCGTCAGAAACAGCCGTAGCATGGAGGCTAACTTACAGAGCTCAGGCCACCGCACGTCCCGCCTGCCCCAGACCCCCACAGGTGTGTACCTCCACCTCTCTTCTCCAGACCCCCACAG GTGTGTCATCTGTGAGGAAGCGGGCTGA
- the LOC113113561 gene encoding SLAIN motif-containing protein-like isoform X3 — protein MVVPDGVSVVQPAVSGDADQVMSSSEPSVSVLELQELVRRLEVQNQALRSRTGRTHRAMDTSPGAEDAGNLTGSSEDVSPLAQASRPEDEDEEGVSGRFGPGLSPDLCESDALGASDAGMDQSGLDEVDELDLETCAQTEDEDRWLYVSPKKQVVAELGPESPLKWCRKVLDHPSPETEVACRTLIHRLDQSSRWKNVYSSPSQSSEALGSASSSAGYITSTNKTLLTSGSSGAPALSSQSSVDSEVSTSDDSISMGYKLQDLTDVQIMARLQEESLRQDYASTSASRRSSSASLQSLRRGTFSDQELEDEEDECCSLPRRLQRCSPHGSPSPRCLSPSALTESSRTHTTRSLQGPRHNTEGVSSVRKRAEGQSPLYLRAPMKALGSVSSMSALHQQAKAPASAQGGLRRVQSPAPNNRASCSGSRSAAVARQTPGRGSTPASPSSRSRLPQTPRSRSLGMTKPCAPITDEAWRDGCY, from the exons ATGGTGGTCCCTGACGGTGTGAGTGTGGTCCAGCCGGCGGTCAGCGGTGATGCAGACCAGGTGATGTCCAGCTCAGAGCCCAGTGTGAGCGTGCTGGAGCTGCAGGAGCTGGTGCGCCGTCTGGAGGTCCAGAATCAAGCCCTGCGCTCCAGGACCGGCCGAACCCACCGGGCCATGGACACTTCCCCCGGAGCAGAGGATGCTGGGAACCTCACGGGCAGCAGTGAGGACGTGTCTCCGCTGGCCCAGGCGTCCAGGCCGGAGGACGAGGACGAGGAGGGAGTCTCAGGCCGCTTCGGGCCGGGTCTGTCTCCTGATCTCTGTGAATCAGACGCTCTGGGAGCCAGTGATGCTGGGATGGACCAGTCCGGCCTGGACGAGGTGGATGAGCTCGACTTAGAGACCTGCGCTCAGACCGAGGATGAAGACCGCTG GTTGTACGTTTCACCAAAGAAGCAGGTTGTGGCTGAACTGGGGCCTGAATCGCCGCTCAAATGGTGTCGAAAGGTCCTGGATCATCCCAGTCCTGAGACGGAGGTCGCCTGTCGCACGCTCATCCACCGGCTGGACCAGT CGTCCAGATGGAAGAACGTGTACAGCAGCCCGTCTCAGTCCAGTGAGGCTCTCGGCTCAGCGTCCTCGTCTGCTGGGTACATCACATCAACTAACAAAACACTACTAACCTCTGGCAGCTCAG GTGCCCCGGCGCTCAGCTCTCAGTCGTCTGTGGACAGTGAGGTCAGCACCTCGGATGACTCCATCTCTATGGGCTACAAGCTGCAGGACCTGACGGATGTCCAGATAATGGCTCGTCTGCAGGAGGAGA GTCTCCGTCAGGACTACGCCTCGACCTCGGCCTCGCGCCGCAGCTCCTCGGCCTCCCTGCAGTCTCTGCGCCGGGGCACCTTCAGCGATCAGGAGCTGGAGGACGAGGAGGACGAGTGCTGCTCTCTGCCCCGGCGGCTCCAGCGCTGCTCGCCCCACGGCTCGCCCTCGCCCCGCTGCCTGTCGCCCAGCGCACTGACCGAGTCCAGCCGCACACACACCACCCGCTCGCTGCAGGGACCCCGACACAACACTGAGG GTGTGTCATCTGTGAGGAAGCGGGCTGAGGGCCAGTCCCCTCTCTATCTGCGGGCTCCCATGAAAGCCCTGGGCTCCGTCAGCTCCATGTCTGCGCTGCACCAGCAGGCCAAAGCGCCAGCGAGTGCCCAGGGAGGGCTGAGGAGGGTGCAGTCGCCCGCTCCCAACAACAGGGCGTCATGCTCGGGCTCCAGGAGCGCTGCGGTCGCCCGGCAGACACCAGGAAGAGGCTCGACACCCGCTTCCCCTTCGTCCAGAAGCAGACTTCCACAGACGCCCAGGAG CAGATCTCTGGGAATGACCAAACCGTGTGCTCCCATCACTGATGAAGCCTGGAGAGATGGTTGTTACTGA